From the Paraflavitalea soli genome, the window GCGGCAGCCCAGGTTGCTGTCCTGGCAAATATGCAGGATCTCCGAACTGAGCCCATCACTGATATCCATCATAGAGGTAGGCCTTATCTCATTCTGCGCCAGAAATTCAATAATGTCTTTCCGGGCTTCCGGCTTCAGCAGCTTGCCAATTACATAAGACTCCCCTTCCAGATCCGGCTGTATCTTAGGGTTTTCCAGGTAGATCTGTTTCTCCCGCTCCAGGAACAACAAGCCTACATAGGCCGCCCCCAGGTCGCCCGTGCAGCAAAGCAGGTCCCCTTTTTGAGCAGTATTCCGTTTTACAAACGTATCCGGCGTTACTTCTCCAATAGCCGTTACAGATATAATGAACCCTTTCTGCGAAGAACAGGTGTCCCCCCCGATCAGGTCTACATCGTATTTCTCGCAGGCCGCATATACCCCTTCATAAAACTCATCCAGCGCCTCCAGGCTGAACCGGTTGCTGAGACCCAGGCTCATTGTGATCTGCGTAGGCGTCGCATTCATCGCATAGATATCACTCAGGTTCACCACCACACTTTTATAGCCCAAATGCTTGAGCGGCGTATACATCAGGTCAAAATGCACCCCTTCGATCAGCATATCCGTAGAGATCACCGTTTGCTTGCCAAAATGGTCGATCACCGCCGCATCATCCCCTACTCCCAATATAGAGGAGGCATTTTTCAATTCGATATTCTTCGTCAGGTGCTTGATAAGCCCAAACTCTCCCAGGTCCGCTATTTCAGTCCTTTCACTCATGACTAGTTCGCTTTTAGGTGAAAATTGTTGAGATCAGGTTATGCTTTGTCATTGATCCAAAGCAGGATATCATCGTGGATTTTCCCGTTCGTAGCCACAATATGTGGTTGGTAAGGAGAATAATGATCCCCCTTGAAATCCGTCACTTTACCACCCGCTTCTTCTACCATCAGGAATCCCGCAGCACTATCCCAGGCTTGCAGCTTGTGTTCATAGAACCCATCAAACCGGCCTGCCGCTACCCAGCAAAGGTCAATCGCAGCCGATCCCAGGCGGCGCACCGGAATACCCTGGCGAATGAACCGCGAAAACACTTCCAGCGGCCCGTTCGGCTCATTGATATACGTATAAGGAAAACCCGTTACCAGGCAGGATTTCATCAGGTCAGCCTGACCACTTACCTGGATGGGCTGGCCATTCAACGTGGCCCCATGTCCCCGCTCGGCAAAATAAAACTCCTTCAGGAAAGGGTTGTACACCGCTCCCATGATCATCTTGCCCGCCTGCTCAAGACCAATCGAAATGCAGCAAAGGGGAATACCGTGGGCATAATTCACCGTGCCGTCAATAGGGTCGATGATCCATTTGTACTCGCTGTCCATCACAATCTCTCCCACCTCCTCACTCACAATAAAATGGTCCGGAAAAGCCCCCTTGATGATCTCCAGGATCGCTTTTTCAGAAGCATGGTCCGCCTCCGTTACCAGGTTATTAACGCCCTCTTTATTATTGATTTGCAGGTTCTTATTGTTGAAGTAGTGTTGCATTACCTGGGCGCCCGCCTCGGTAGCATTGATAAGCGTCTCTTTTAGCATTCCGCAAAGATAAGGGGGTTACGACAGACAAATTTCCCTCCGGCAAACACAATAAACTAATTATCCTCAGCGGATTGTAAATATGCCACGAAATTAAATACCTTCATTCGCTCAACTTTATCCCGTTTTGCGGGAGCGCTACAAACACTTATTTATGTTCGATAAACTTTTTGGCTGGGGTAAGAAAAAGGCGGAAGACCCCCCTATTCCTTTTGGTCGCTATTCAGACAACAACAAAACCGTAGAAAAGGTAAACCGCTGGACAGAGGCCGATAACCTCTTCAAGCAGCAACAATACCCCGAAAGCGTAGAAGCTTTTTTTGATTACCTGCGCGATGAGGCCGAGCAAAACGTCGTCCTGGAGCGCAATGGCGCCGAAGGCCGCTTTCATTTATACCAGGGCTCCAAGATCGTGCGCGGCGAATTCAACAATGAACGATTTGTGGCAGAAGTAACCCTGGCCCGCATGGCACAACCCAGCGTACCCGTTATGCGCCGCCTGCTGGAAATGAATTTCAACCTCTATTATAGCCGCTACGCCCTCGACAGCGATCGCCTCTGTATGCGGTTCGACAGCAATATCAAGGCTGCCAATCCCAATAAACTCTATTACGGCTTAAAAGAACTGGCCATCAAAGCCGATAAGCTCGATGATCTGCTGGTGCAGGAGTTCACCTCCCTGCAAACCATCGACACCGAACACATTCCCGAAATGCCGGCGGCAGAAAAAGAAGTGCGCTACAGGTTCTTTATCAAATGGATCCAGGACACGCTCGATTATGTAGCCAGCCTGGATGCCGATAAATTTGCCGGTGCCCATTCTTACCTCCTCCTCAACCTGGCATTTCGTATCGACTACATGCTCTATCCTGAGGGTAAACTTCAGCTGGAGCTGGAAAAGATCGTAGATATCTATTTTAAGAAAGACGACAAGCAAACCACCGACCGCAACCAGGGCATGATAGAAGCTTATCGCAAGTTGTTGGCAAAACCCAAGGAAGAAGTGTATCCTTATTTCTTCCGCACCAAACATACTTTTTCCATTGTAGCCCCACAGAATCACAAATCAGTGATCGATGCCATCAACGCGGCGGCCAGCAATATGATCTGGTACCGCGAAAACCAATATCCCCTGGTGGCCAATGCCATCCTGGAATATGGTATTTCCTTCTGCCAGTATTCCTACAGTTTGCCCAAACCCCTCAGCGACCT encodes:
- a CDS encoding type III secretion system chaperone family protein, which codes for MFDKLFGWGKKKAEDPPIPFGRYSDNNKTVEKVNRWTEADNLFKQQQYPESVEAFFDYLRDEAEQNVVLERNGAEGRFHLYQGSKIVRGEFNNERFVAEVTLARMAQPSVPVMRRLLEMNFNLYYSRYALDSDRLCMRFDSNIKAANPNKLYYGLKELAIKADKLDDLLVQEFTSLQTIDTEHIPEMPAAEKEVRYRFFIKWIQDTLDYVASLDADKFAGAHSYLLLNLAFRIDYMLYPEGKLQLELEKIVDIYFKKDDKQTTDRNQGMIEAYRKLLAKPKEEVYPYFFRTKHTFSIVAPQNHKSVIDAINAAASNMIWYRENQYPLVANAILEYGISFCQYSYSLPKPLSDLVRLFMQINHADYFEALGFTAKYYDVAANEFEVDDIRERIEDIIAVWKNKFTKLDFKVSNLRYDTLVNFNTTFTAEISLLNFD
- the thiL gene encoding thiamine-phosphate kinase — encoded protein: MSERTEIADLGEFGLIKHLTKNIELKNASSILGVGDDAAVIDHFGKQTVISTDMLIEGVHFDLMYTPLKHLGYKSVVVNLSDIYAMNATPTQITMSLGLSNRFSLEALDEFYEGVYAACEKYDVDLIGGDTCSSQKGFIISVTAIGEVTPDTFVKRNTAQKGDLLCCTGDLGAAYVGLLFLEREKQIYLENPKIQPDLEGESYVIGKLLKPEARKDIIEFLAQNEIRPTSMMDISDGLSSEILHICQDSNLGCRLYEEKIPIAEEMRRAAFKFEIDPTACALSGGEDYELLFTLPQSEYDKLVLNEQISVIGYMTEAEEGAKILTKGGGTHNITAQGWNAFKNT
- a CDS encoding inositol monophosphatase family protein, yielding MLKETLINATEAGAQVMQHYFNNKNLQINNKEGVNNLVTEADHASEKAILEIIKGAFPDHFIVSEEVGEIVMDSEYKWIIDPIDGTVNYAHGIPLCCISIGLEQAGKMIMGAVYNPFLKEFYFAERGHGATLNGQPIQVSGQADLMKSCLVTGFPYTYINEPNGPLEVFSRFIRQGIPVRRLGSAAIDLCWVAAGRFDGFYEHKLQAWDSAAGFLMVEEAGGKVTDFKGDHYSPYQPHIVATNGKIHDDILLWINDKA